A single window of Nicotiana sylvestris chromosome 3, ASM39365v2, whole genome shotgun sequence DNA harbors:
- the LOC104216430 gene encoding berberine bridge enzyme-like 18, whose translation MMISWLFYLSLLVFSSSLCAASADAQEKFLQCLYVSNQKHSIYTPNNKSYSSVLQFSLQNLRFNTTKTPKPLVIVTPVSEAEIQRVILCAKESSIHIRVCSGGHDHEGLSYVSEVPFVLIDLIDHRNITINIDDKTAWVETGSTLGELYHKISKKSKTLGFPAGICPTVGVGGHISGGGTGVMLRKYGLAADNVIDARLIDADGRILDRKSMGEDLFWAIRGGGGFPRGESLDVLISRGLPPTLYSKAKPDYVQKPISVQQLEGIWDFFNAGEAKFEQIISTPYGGRMDEISEYELPFPHKSWKFV comes from the exons ATGATGATCTCGTGGCTTTTTTATCTTTCACTTCTTGTTTTCTCATCATCTTTATGTGCAGCTTCAGCTGATGCTCAAGAGAAGTTCCTTCAATGCTTATATGTTAGTAACCAAAAACACTCCATTTACACCCCAAACAACAAATCTTACTCATCCGTTTTGCAATTCTCGCTGCAAAACCTAAGGTTCAATACGACGAAAACCCCTAAACCTCTTGTAATTGTGACCCCAGTTAGTGAAGCTGAAATCCAACGAGTCATACTTTGTGCTAAGGAAAGTAGCATACATATTAGGGTTTGTAGTGGAGGGCATGATCATGAAGGCCTTTCTTATGTATCAGAGGTTCCATTTGTCCTAATTGATTTGATTGACCATAGAAACATCACTATCAATATTGATGATAAAACTGCATGGGTTGAAACAGGATCCACTCTCGGCGAACTCTATCATAAAATATCGAAGAAAAGTAAAACCCTAGGGTTTCCAGCAGGTATTTGTCCGACAGTTGGTGTTGGTGGTCATATTAGTGGAGGTGGCACTGGGGTTATGCTTAGGAAATATGGCCTAGCAGCAGATAATGTTATAGATGCACGCTTAATCGACGCGGATGGAAGGATTCTTGATAGGAAATCAATGGGGGAAGATCTCTTTTGGGCTATAAGAGGAGGTGGAG GGTTCCCAAGAGGAGAATCTCTTGATGTTCTAATATCTAGGGGTTTACCACCAACGCTTTACTCAAAAGCAAAACCGGACTACGTGCAAAAGCCAATCTCAGTACAACAACTAGAAGGGATATGGGACTTTTTCAATGCAGGTGAAGCTAAATTTGAACAAATTATATCGACTCCATATGGTGGTAGAATGGATGAGATTTCAGAGTATGAGCTTCCATTCCCACATAAGAGTTGGAAATTTGTATGA